The proteins below are encoded in one region of Paenibacillus albus:
- a CDS encoding DNA alkylation repair protein: MEATQTEAVMQELEALGKERLKKMYMSNGAAEPVYGVATGEMKPIAKRIKKDQQLADQLYDTGNYDAMYFAGVIADPKAMTAADFERWIAGAYFYMLSDYVVAVTLAETDIAQEVADQWIASGDELKMSAGWSCYCWLLGSRKDSEFDESKLAAMLDQVAQTIHDAPERAKYAMNSFIYTVAVSYVPLHDKAVATAAAVGPVEVNKGKGASKLINASTNIQKEIERGRIGFKRKYVRC; encoded by the coding sequence ATGGAAGCCACGCAAACAGAAGCAGTGATGCAGGAATTAGAAGCGCTAGGCAAGGAACGATTGAAGAAAATGTATATGTCGAATGGTGCGGCGGAACCGGTGTACGGCGTTGCTACAGGCGAAATGAAGCCGATTGCCAAGCGGATCAAGAAGGACCAGCAATTAGCGGATCAGCTCTATGACACGGGCAACTATGATGCGATGTATTTTGCAGGTGTGATTGCAGATCCGAAGGCGATGACGGCGGCGGATTTCGAACGATGGATCGCTGGCGCTTACTTCTATATGCTCTCTGATTATGTGGTGGCCGTTACGCTTGCAGAGACGGATATCGCCCAAGAAGTTGCCGATCAGTGGATTGCGAGTGGTGATGAGCTGAAGATGTCGGCAGGATGGAGCTGTTACTGCTGGCTGCTCGGTAGCCGGAAGGACAGCGAGTTTGACGAAAGCAAGCTTGCCGCGATGCTGGATCAAGTCGCACAGACGATCCATGATGCACCGGAGCGAGCGAAATATGCGATGAATTCCTTCATATACACAGTTGCTGTTTCGTATGTCCCTCTGCACGATAAAGCAGTAGCGACGGCTGCCGCGGTAGGTCCGGTTGAGGTGAATAAGGGTAAGGGAGCTAGCAAGCTGATTAACGCCTCTACGAATATCCAGAAAGAAATCGAACGAGGCAGGATCGGATTTAAGCGTAAATATGTAAGATGTTAA
- a CDS encoding DUF817 domain-containing protein, whose amino-acid sequence MNVKWSTAPIVQLLIFGYHQAMSCIFPVAIFGTLAISSMIDVPFIHRYDAILLILIGVQALMFFSGLETRDEIKVICVFHGIGLLLEIYKVSIGSWSYPEPAFTKLFHVPLYSGFMYASVASFMCQIWRRLRMDMTGWPGLIPAGIVGGSIYLNFFTNHYMADLRWWLTGLVVIVFWRTWIIYRVRSKTYRMPLTAAFFIVGFFIWLAENIATFFGAWKYPNQHHAWHVVHVNKISSWFLLVIISVIIVAQLKHVKADRKPR is encoded by the coding sequence TTGAACGTGAAGTGGTCGACGGCGCCAATCGTACAGCTGCTGATCTTCGGCTATCACCAGGCGATGAGCTGTATATTCCCAGTTGCGATCTTCGGTACACTTGCGATATCTAGCATGATTGATGTGCCTTTCATCCACCGATACGATGCGATTCTTCTCATCTTAATCGGCGTGCAGGCTCTCATGTTCTTCAGCGGACTCGAAACGCGCGACGAAATCAAAGTCATCTGTGTCTTCCATGGGATTGGCTTGCTGCTGGAAATCTATAAAGTTAGCATCGGATCATGGTCTTATCCAGAACCAGCGTTTACGAAGCTGTTCCATGTTCCGTTGTACAGCGGCTTCATGTATGCAAGCGTGGCTAGCTTTATGTGTCAAATATGGCGTAGACTAAGGATGGATATGACAGGCTGGCCGGGGCTGATTCCTGCGGGAATCGTAGGCGGAAGCATCTATCTGAATTTTTTCACCAACCACTATATGGCTGACCTCCGCTGGTGGCTGACGGGACTTGTCGTCATAGTCTTCTGGCGAACGTGGATCATCTACAGAGTGCGATCCAAGACGTATCGAATGCCGCTCACAGCTGCTTTCTTCATCGTCGGCTTCTTCATTTGGCTGGCGGAGAATATTGCGACATTCTTTGGTGCCTGGAAATATCCGAATCAGCATCATGCGTGGCACGTTGTTCATGTAAACAAAATCAGTTCATGGTTCTTGCTGGTCATTATCAGTGTCATCATCGTTGCTCAGCTCAAGCATGTGAAAGCCGATAGGAAACCAAGGTAG
- a CDS encoding spore germination protein, with translation MLTLDAVKDHFSSNPDYVYQRVHIGGEVISVTGLKSLINFPQSLHLLREPLLAHETFSTEQFIGLGQPLLPANTDTIINEILDGMLIALHDASGECIRIIPVPQPLSRQVSTPLTENNVRGSSSAFNEDIDTNVGLLRKHLNTSNLKIDHYSCGSIVKNTVMLCYLQQTIDPVLLRTITETLESQLETEVSNLRELSKLFKFSNLSFVSRYLATELPQMAARALKDGKAVIFIERIPFAIILPSLISDMFMTEDDLNHPPVFTILLRSLRIIGALMTLIAPGLYVAIVSVNPDVLRYELAHTIAISRLDVPYPAIIEALLLLLILELIMEAIIRLPSSIGPTVTMVGGIVLGEAVVQAKLVSSLLIIVLAAVTISNATVVGFQNSYSIRLFKYLLLFLSALFGVTGMLSGIIIVCAYLSGVTTLGVPYLQLKQPKGE, from the coding sequence GTGCTTACCTTGGACGCTGTAAAGGATCACTTTTCTTCAAATCCCGATTACGTTTATCAACGGGTCCATATTGGAGGCGAAGTCATCTCCGTTACAGGGTTAAAGTCATTAATAAACTTCCCTCAATCGCTGCATTTACTAAGGGAACCACTGCTCGCGCACGAAACTTTCTCCACCGAGCAATTTATCGGGCTTGGTCAGCCGCTGCTGCCCGCTAACACGGATACAATAATAAACGAAATATTGGACGGCATGCTGATTGCACTTCATGATGCTTCTGGCGAATGCATCCGTATTATCCCCGTCCCCCAGCCGCTGAGCCGACAAGTATCAACTCCACTGACGGAGAATAATGTACGCGGCTCGAGCTCTGCATTCAATGAGGATATCGATACGAATGTCGGGCTGCTTCGCAAGCATCTAAACACAAGCAATCTTAAGATTGACCATTATTCCTGTGGAAGCATCGTTAAGAATACCGTCATGCTCTGTTATCTCCAGCAAACCATCGATCCCGTTCTACTGCGTACCATTACTGAAACGTTGGAGTCCCAACTGGAGACGGAGGTTTCGAATTTAAGGGAGCTGTCAAAGCTATTCAAGTTCTCGAACCTGTCCTTCGTCTCAAGGTACTTGGCAACCGAGCTTCCCCAGATGGCAGCGCGAGCTTTGAAGGACGGTAAGGCGGTCATCTTCATCGAGCGGATCCCTTTCGCCATTATTCTGCCGAGCTTGATCTCCGATATGTTCATGACGGAGGATGACTTAAACCATCCGCCAGTCTTTACGATTCTGCTTCGTTCCTTGCGTATCATCGGAGCATTAATGACATTAATTGCCCCAGGATTATACGTCGCCATAGTCTCTGTCAATCCGGATGTGCTCCGCTACGAGCTGGCTCATACAATTGCGATAAGCCGGCTAGATGTTCCTTATCCCGCTATAATCGAAGCGCTTCTGCTGCTGTTAATTCTTGAACTGATTATGGAAGCGATCATCAGACTTCCTTCCAGCATTGGCCCCACGGTAACGATGGTTGGCGGCATCGTGCTCGGAGAGGCTGTCGTTCAAGCGAAGCTCGTGAGCAGCTTGCTCATTATTGTTCTTGCTGCCGTAACGATCTCGAATGCGACGGTCGTCGGTTTCCAGAACTCGTATTCTATCCGATTATTTAAATACTTGCTGCTGTTTCTATCCGCATTGTTCGGTGTGACCGGCATGCTGTCCGGCATCATCATCGTTTGTGCCTACTTATCAGGCGTGACAACCCTTGGTGTGCCGTATTTGCAGCTGAAACAGCCTAAAGGTGAATAA
- a CDS encoding GerAB/ArcD/ProY family transporter: MPKPFNVTIAYIITHVGLIFFTFPTYIIESTRQSHWMPILTAFLFHLVIVSVYLKGLSYFEGKNIVMILMGSHKIVAWVTLLPVLLNLLGVIILGVRANAEIVSIVCLANTPLWMLMLLLLLIPGYMVIGGGVKSLLRLALLLTFLFAIPLLFVIAASFQNIDWRYIFPLIPSAAAVNYLAHPSFYKSLFAFTGVFLLLGFFPSFAVVKMKSIFAGSLILLPIFLISVYVPILTLGEETALQLQYPYIFTVDTLEINWLMFDRVTVFLLMILLAFEFLFIAFTVWQIFYTIQTSLKNWNPLIIVSCVLLLVYIICLCIPDWKLVDQFFQWNTVLRIYVSVVTPSIIFILGRIHQKKINRELKSS; this comes from the coding sequence ATGCCGAAACCATTTAACGTAACGATCGCCTATATCATCACCCATGTGGGATTAATATTCTTCACGTTTCCCACTTATATCATTGAAAGCACGAGACAGTCTCATTGGATGCCGATTTTGACAGCCTTTCTTTTCCATCTGGTCATTGTGAGTGTATATTTGAAAGGTTTAAGCTACTTTGAAGGCAAAAACATCGTGATGATCTTAATGGGAAGTCATAAAATAGTTGCGTGGGTCACGCTTCTACCAGTGCTGCTCAATTTGCTTGGCGTGATCATCCTGGGTGTTCGGGCAAATGCAGAGATCGTATCCATTGTCTGTCTTGCCAACACCCCGCTATGGATGCTCATGCTCCTGCTGCTATTGATTCCGGGTTATATGGTCATAGGCGGCGGAGTGAAGAGTTTGCTGAGATTGGCGTTATTGTTAACCTTCTTGTTTGCAATTCCGCTCTTGTTCGTCATTGCGGCTTCGTTCCAAAACATCGACTGGCGTTATATATTCCCCTTGATTCCAAGTGCGGCAGCCGTCAATTATCTCGCTCATCCTTCCTTCTATAAGAGTCTCTTCGCCTTCACCGGCGTCTTTCTGCTGCTGGGGTTCTTTCCTTCTTTCGCAGTCGTAAAGATGAAGTCGATCTTTGCCGGAAGCTTGATACTCTTGCCGATATTCTTGATCTCCGTTTACGTCCCTATTCTTACACTCGGCGAAGAAACCGCGCTGCAGCTTCAATATCCTTACATATTCACGGTCGATACGCTCGAGATTAACTGGCTGATGTTTGACCGCGTGACCGTATTTCTGCTCATGATTCTTCTCGCCTTCGAATTTCTATTTATTGCTTTCACAGTCTGGCAGATCTTCTATACCATTCAAACGAGCTTGAAGAATTGGAACCCATTAATAATCGTGTCTTGTGTGCTGCTCCTTGTGTACATCATCTGCTTATGTATCCCAGATTGGAAGCTCGTGGATCAATTCTTTCAATGGAACACGGTATTACGCATTTATGTTTCCGTCGTAACCCCGTCAATCATCTTCATACTTGGGCGGATCCATCAAAAGAAAATAAATCGTGAGCTGAAATCATCATGA
- a CDS encoding muramidase family protein produces the protein MKPNSTNPKYGPRAMRAKKRRTASILQVSTGLLLMSVVLYSIYATQSHFGQKHPLASSPNGQPVAEAVTGSSTKDAKPASGHGDATSSTTKPEKTAQVKDGQSGSISTSKPSTTHTSSPSGASTASTAVSKPTTAVKDVRPVSTASASVPASGSSSAYPKKYVIQKGDTLSKIAMKFYHSKQQVNLIAEANDILFINDMVEGETITIPSPTGAAGASSGKQRDLDYSKVTLPATYLVQSGDTLYHIAKQFYRSEDYVEMIASHNNLDANAGLKAGTSLLIPALPKHKVKAGDTLSSIARLYYGDTKYANELASYNELDNHDVVRVGDELSLPQLDTKQ, from the coding sequence TTGAAACCGAATTCGACAAATCCTAAATATGGTCCTAGAGCAATGCGAGCCAAGAAAAGGCGGACTGCTTCCATTCTGCAGGTTTCTACAGGGCTGCTGTTAATGAGTGTTGTACTGTATAGCATCTATGCAACGCAATCTCACTTCGGACAGAAGCACCCGCTGGCTTCGAGTCCAAACGGTCAACCAGTCGCAGAGGCTGTGACGGGAAGCAGCACGAAGGACGCGAAGCCAGCTAGCGGCCATGGCGACGCGACGTCGTCGACAACGAAACCAGAGAAAACGGCACAAGTGAAAGACGGACAGAGCGGGTCGATCTCGACCAGTAAGCCTAGTACAACGCATACATCAAGCCCATCTGGCGCTTCCACTGCTTCCACGGCCGTATCGAAGCCGACGACAGCCGTTAAAGACGTACGTCCGGTAAGCACGGCTTCGGCTTCCGTTCCCGCGTCGGGATCTTCGTCTGCATATCCAAAGAAGTATGTGATTCAAAAAGGCGATACGCTTTCGAAGATTGCGATGAAGTTCTACCATTCCAAGCAGCAAGTAAACCTTATCGCGGAAGCGAACGATATCTTGTTTATTAATGATATGGTTGAGGGCGAGACAATTACCATCCCTTCACCGACCGGGGCTGCCGGAGCTTCGTCTGGGAAGCAGCGTGATCTGGATTACTCGAAAGTCACACTTCCCGCTACTTACCTCGTGCAATCCGGCGACACGCTATACCATATCGCTAAGCAATTTTATCGTTCGGAGGATTACGTGGAAATGATTGCGAGCCACAACAATCTGGATGCGAATGCAGGCTTGAAGGCGGGTACATCACTTCTTATTCCTGCGCTGCCAAAGCATAAAGTGAAAGCTGGCGATACGCTATCCAGCATTGCCAGACTTTATTACGGTGACACCAAATACGCAAACGAACTTGCCAGCTATAATGAGCTGGACAATCACGATGTTGTCAGAGTCGGCGACGAGTTGTCATTGCCTCAGCTGGATACGAAACAATAA
- a CDS encoding Ger(x)C family spore germination C-terminal domain-containing protein codes for MQVYSDTGKSINEAIDQISMNLESQVDLLHLKVIIADKKFAQHGLEDGVASIIRSRHVAPKTVFVISDEPLGRFFDHINSQSNDGKSIYDFFQKDAGWSPQIAYTQVWKIFRSVHSYTNDVVLPVIKSGDTTVLESTGSAIMKNGAMVGRLKNEQTLLYNVFDGNNMMGKIEVMGHATVQIVSSRIRNRGEFKGGKPLLKSTLLLKVIIIDSKGNPSTELIKSELQTLVKARLDQIFKKIQQDQADIFGLGQHFRDDLPRQELAKWRTKYLPQLQIEFKVKTIVRNTGDLKSP; via the coding sequence ATTCAAGTTTACTCGGATACAGGCAAGTCAATCAACGAGGCCATCGATCAAATTAGCATGAATCTGGAGAGTCAAGTCGATTTGCTTCATCTGAAAGTGATCATTGCTGACAAAAAATTCGCTCAGCATGGACTGGAAGACGGTGTAGCGAGCATCATTCGCTCGCGCCATGTTGCGCCGAAGACGGTGTTCGTCATCAGCGACGAGCCGCTAGGACGATTCTTTGACCACATTAATTCTCAATCGAACGATGGCAAATCCATCTATGACTTCTTCCAGAAGGATGCGGGCTGGAGTCCGCAGATCGCGTATACCCAAGTGTGGAAAATATTCCGCAGCGTCCATTCCTACACCAACGACGTCGTCCTCCCGGTCATCAAATCAGGCGATACGACCGTTCTTGAGAGCACGGGCTCTGCCATCATGAAGAATGGTGCCATGGTTGGCCGATTAAAGAACGAGCAGACCTTGCTCTATAATGTGTTCGATGGTAATAACATGATGGGGAAAATCGAAGTGATGGGACATGCCACCGTTCAAATCGTCAGCAGCCGAATCCGTAATCGTGGCGAGTTTAAGGGCGGAAAGCCTCTTCTGAAGAGCACGCTGCTCTTAAAAGTCATTATTATCGATAGCAAAGGCAACCCTTCGACAGAGCTGATTAAGTCGGAGCTTCAAACACTTGTTAAGGCGCGGTTAGATCAGATTTTCAAAAAGATCCAGCAAGACCAAGCAGACATTTTTGGACTTGGTCAACACTTTCGCGACGATCTCCCCCGGCAGGAGCTGGCCAAATGGCGAACCAAATATTTGCCTCAGCTGCAAATCGAGTTTAAAGTAAAGACGATTGTCCGCAACACGGGAGATTTGAAGTCACCATAG
- a CDS encoding GNAT family N-acetyltransferase, which translates to MITLRKITLENRREIFNLEVTEDQRRFVASNLSSVASCYVIATNGGHPFPFAIYADEKPVGFVMITYKITSYELPTVAEEGYCILRLMIDKHHQNRGYGREAMERILAFIRTCPAGPAKVCWISYKADNLPANRLYESFGFRDNGEIIGDERITVLQL; encoded by the coding sequence ATGATTACACTGCGAAAGATCACGCTTGAGAACAGAAGAGAGATATTCAATCTGGAGGTTACGGAAGATCAGCGCCGCTTCGTTGCGTCCAATCTGTCGAGCGTTGCTTCCTGTTATGTCATTGCGACTAATGGAGGACATCCGTTTCCATTCGCTATCTATGCGGACGAGAAACCGGTCGGATTCGTGATGATCACGTACAAGATTACAAGCTATGAACTTCCTACTGTTGCGGAAGAAGGCTATTGCATTCTGCGGCTGATGATTGATAAGCATCACCAGAACAGGGGATATGGAAGGGAAGCGATGGAGCGCATTTTGGCTTTTATTCGCACCTGCCCGGCTGGTCCGGCAAAGGTTTGCTGGATCTCTTATAAAGCCGATAATCTTCCCGCCAATAGACTCTATGAAAGTTTCGGCTTCCGCGACAACGGCGAAATAATCGGAGATGAGCGGATCACGGTTTTGCAGCTTTAA